One region of Flavobacterium sp. GSB-24 genomic DNA includes:
- a CDS encoding OmpA family protein, whose product MKKVILICTIISVFFQGYAQEKKVALGDKNYNSYAYIDAIKTYERVADKGYKSEDMFKKLGNSYYFNSDFEGAAKWYGELFAMNPSPEAEYYYRYAQSLKSIGQIEKANKMLAEFSAKFSNDSRGKLYKEDSNYLNQIKNNSGRYKIEDAGINTKYSDYGSFVYNDKIYFASARDTGNFSQRKHQWTGEYFTNLYFADIDPVTNASSKVNKFKTSLNTKFHESSPAFTKDGKTVYFTRNNFINGKKGKDENKITLVKIYKATLENDKWTNITELPFNSDNYSTAHPALSADEKTLYFASDRPGTLGQSDIYKVSINPNGGYGPPENLGNTINTEGKETYPYVTSENEIYFASDGHPGLGGLDVFVGKIEDDGTISNIQNVGADINSPKDDFAYIIDPVSRRGYFSSNKDGGQGSDDIYKFLETRKLQCIQGLEGTITDAATGSILSGAKVTLYEDQIVKSTIVSDGSGNYSFPVECGKTYNVRAENTDYTTKEVMVTIDRVTGKTTLPIALDKATCKVTVGDDLGKCFDIKMIYFKLDKSDIQREAALDLEKILDVLNNNPTMKLDIRSHTDSRASNKYNQALSNRRAESTIKWLIKNGINANRLTGKGYGETQLVNGCTDGVKCSEEQHQANRRSEFIISQL is encoded by the coding sequence ATGAAAAAAGTTATACTCATTTGTACAATAATAAGTGTTTTTTTTCAAGGTTATGCTCAAGAGAAAAAAGTAGCCTTGGGAGATAAAAACTATAATAGTTATGCCTATATCGATGCGATTAAGACTTATGAGCGTGTGGCAGATAAAGGATACAAATCTGAAGATATGTTTAAAAAGCTGGGGAATTCCTACTACTTCAATTCTGATTTTGAAGGCGCTGCTAAATGGTATGGTGAACTTTTTGCTATGAACCCTTCTCCTGAAGCTGAGTACTATTACAGATATGCACAATCACTTAAATCAATAGGTCAGATCGAAAAAGCAAATAAAATGCTGGCAGAATTCAGCGCTAAGTTTAGTAATGACAGCAGAGGAAAATTATACAAAGAAGACAGTAATTATCTTAACCAAATCAAAAACAATTCAGGGCGTTATAAAATTGAAGATGCAGGAATAAATACCAAATATTCTGATTATGGCTCTTTTGTCTATAATGATAAAATATACTTTGCATCTGCAAGAGATACGGGTAATTTCTCGCAGCGTAAGCATCAATGGACAGGAGAATATTTCACTAATTTATATTTTGCAGATATTGACCCAGTAACCAATGCAAGTTCTAAAGTCAATAAATTTAAAACCTCCTTAAATACCAAATTTCATGAATCTTCCCCAGCTTTTACCAAAGATGGAAAAACGGTATATTTCACAAGAAATAATTTTATAAATGGTAAAAAAGGTAAAGATGAAAATAAAATTACTTTAGTAAAAATATACAAGGCTACTCTCGAAAATGATAAATGGACAAATATAACAGAACTTCCTTTCAACAGTGACAATTACAGTACAGCACATCCAGCTCTAAGCGCTGATGAGAAAACGCTTTACTTCGCATCAGACAGGCCGGGAACACTTGGTCAGTCGGATATTTATAAAGTAAGTATCAATCCTAACGGAGGATACGGGCCACCTGAAAATCTCGGAAACACCATAAATACAGAAGGCAAGGAAACTTATCCATACGTTACAAGCGAAAATGAAATCTATTTTGCTTCGGATGGTCATCCTGGACTTGGCGGATTAGATGTTTTTGTGGGGAAAATTGAAGATGATGGAACTATAAGCAATATTCAAAATGTAGGTGCTGATATTAATTCTCCCAAAGATGATTTTGCTTATATCATTGATCCCGTTTCCAGAAGAGGATATTTCAGCTCCAATAAAGATGGAGGACAAGGTTCTGATGATATTTATAAATTTCTTGAAACCCGAAAACTACAATGTATTCAAGGATTAGAAGGTACAATAACTGATGCTGCAACCGGCAGTATTCTTTCGGGAGCAAAAGTAACATTATATGAGGATCAGATCGTTAAGAGTACCATAGTTTCTGATGGTTCAGGAAATTATTCTTTTCCTGTAGAATGCGGTAAAACGTATAATGTAAGAGCAGAAAATACAGATTATACGACAAAAGAAGTAATGGTGACTATAGATAGAGTAACAGGAAAAACCACCCTGCCAATTGCTTTGGATAAAGCCACTTGTAAGGTTACTGTTGGCGATGATTTAGGAAAATGTTTTGATATTAAAATGATTTATTTCAAATTGGACAAGTCAGATATTCAAAGGGAAGCAGCGCTAGATCTAGAGAAGATTTTGGATGTTTTAAATAATAATCCAACAATGAAACTCGATATTCGTTCACACACCGACAGCAGAGCCAGCAATAAATACAATCAGGCTTTATCTAATAGAAGAGCCGAATCAACTATAAAATGGCTGATTAAAAATGGTATTAATGCCAATAGATTAACTGGAAAAGGGTATGGCGAAACCCAGTTAGTAAATGGATGTACTGATGGAGTAAAATGTTCAGAAGAACAGCATCAAGCCAACAGAAGAAGCGAATTTATTATTTCACAATTATAA
- a CDS encoding type IX secretion system membrane protein PorP/SprF → MKTTLFSFILMFTAIANYAQQDAQYTQYMYNTININPAYAGSRGALSIFGLYRTQWVGLDGAPETSSFSINTPINNSKLGVGLSVVNDKIGPTNENNFSVDLSYTVQTSADFKLSFGIKGTANLFNLDINKLNPEDQGDPQFQDLDNKFSPNVGAGIYWHSDKAYIGLSVPNFIETNRYDDNDVAIYKDKINYYLMGGYVFNLDKYQDIKFKPAVLGKMVEGAPLQVDISANFMFIDKFVVGVAYRWSAALSAMAGFQITDGLYIGYGYDRETTRLNNYNSGSHEIFLRYEFFKNNNRMTTPRFF, encoded by the coding sequence ATGAAAACAACATTATTTTCTTTCATTTTGATGTTTACAGCTATTGCAAATTACGCTCAGCAAGATGCCCAGTACACGCAGTATATGTACAACACGATCAATATCAATCCCGCTTATGCAGGATCGCGGGGAGCTTTAAGTATTTTTGGATTGTATCGTACCCAGTGGGTGGGTCTTGATGGTGCTCCAGAAACCAGTAGTTTCTCGATCAACACCCCAATTAACAATAGCAAGTTAGGGGTAGGACTATCAGTAGTAAATGATAAAATTGGACCTACTAATGAGAATAACTTTTCGGTAGACTTGTCTTATACTGTTCAAACTTCGGCAGATTTCAAACTCTCTTTTGGAATAAAAGGAACAGCTAATTTGTTTAATCTCGATATTAATAAATTGAATCCAGAAGATCAAGGCGATCCGCAGTTTCAGGACTTAGACAATAAATTTTCGCCAAACGTTGGAGCAGGAATCTATTGGCACTCTGACAAAGCCTATATCGGATTATCTGTACCTAATTTCATAGAAACTAATCGTTATGATGATAATGATGTTGCCATCTATAAGGATAAAATTAATTATTACTTAATGGGAGGCTATGTCTTTAATCTAGATAAATATCAGGATATTAAATTTAAACCAGCAGTATTGGGTAAAATGGTAGAAGGAGCTCCATTACAAGTAGATATTTCGGCTAATTTTATGTTCATTGATAAATTTGTGGTAGGTGTGGCCTACAGATGGAGTGCTGCGCTTAGTGCTATGGCAGGTTTTCAAATAACCGACGGTTTGTATATTGGTTATGGCTATGATCGTGAAACTACTCGTCTGAACAACTATAACTCAGGCTCACATGAAATATTCCTGCGTTATGAATTCTTCAAAAACAATAATAGAATGACAACTCCTCGATTCTTCTAA